From a single Candoia aspera isolate rCanAsp1 chromosome 10, rCanAsp1.hap2, whole genome shotgun sequence genomic region:
- the NHSL3 gene encoding NHS-like protein 3 isoform X3, with protein sequence MGNSYRKRSPPGARTWSFWNFGRSDRAKTGAAAKAENEKRLSVQYKAVGEQPDNVFFPSTRPPYLEALHIQAQAGLKSLQNQEKQKTRRIWDHSETSSVQSSQSTEGDDVSIRSQASSCTTENATEDALSVRSEMIQRKGSTFRPHDSFPKSSGKGEKRRRERRTTVLGLPQHVQKELGLSNRCDSKKRPGSIAVRASPALQPLANGNQLPGPAIQIPTVDGKPLPAAVPEGGARISLQALEAHASEAALQQHINRVYYDDSVLGHRTVAKLSPVARPKSLAVPWMTTQPSSPELLSPVMSISPQGTYLSKIIPNAILPPMVDVIALSHNRVRTLSRCSLATASPALSVRSTGHFPAAPRSREHSSSSDNWSHSQSTETIVSNASTISSHGGPGGQKDEAELSSAGPPAGRPDPDWLTFVNTASPTQARVKATPSSPSLLGVRPLGSSGRASPTYSTGSVAEGSDDASVRSDRSSTRSVSLRKMKVAPLPPRRTYSLHQKAQQLEAEGAPRGMGLPPKPERRPPREGAEHPSLANEDDVFPPTSLSGTGSLQSDSPACSPDISHRIPVTVSKLQEAEGGRGSEAQEPGSPDRFGRTMSPSSGYSSQSGTPTLHTKGLLAHAASPGKKRPQPKKPERGCSLQSPGPSLSSSSLTSLSSSASDPAPPEGAVLPAAGPLPGSSPATLRHVDHFIIPPHPKVPAPFSPPPTEPKTKEAAKVPLLPSSQAPKQPSPLAKKGSPPPSPPPAYHPPPPPTKKAEQSPVDPGAAPVPSETGLGASADPLWLPPPPPPADEPDLSMADFPPPDEACFPPPPPLLQTESAEIPSAEAGAPEAPPGPQRAAPAGQESGAPASSLSFSRKVSAKILQQGVPGRAPPPVPVTEPCPPPVSPKREPSSSQLGPRNPSVASVTAAPPPSSLPTQIKKPSNGSHPDLKKEPAARSKGNSMPKEDASLPIVTPSLLQMVRLRSVDVDAHGPAVGLAGTESPAEPNRPNVAADGKMGSSAPQKPLRKSLSLRGGQPALKEAVNPLHEAVRLKASTLSSREAASLGMAERRTGNRAVLPGTPAVEMNNGPVSPLRKSPASTASFIFAKSPKKLVVETAASSEAQAGLQKSLVAELMTISSQRSTAAPGLHLQGPAKASQPQKVPPPVAKKPSLGLGHWQSPQGPKSTGAKGPVVGERTRNVGIASQALPVEPRDDVRPPAGPEDWLQSPTAQDVKEEVA encoded by the exons GCGCTGCTGCCAAGGCGGAGAACGAGAAGCGGCTGAGTGTCCAGTACAAGGCGGTGGGAGAGCAGCCGGACAATGTGTTCTTCCCCAGCACCCGCCCCCCATATCTGGAGGCACTCCACATCCAGGCCCAGGCGGGACTCAAGTCCTTGCAGAACCAAG AGAAGCAGAAGACCAGAAGGATCTGGGACCACAGCGAGACCAGCAGTGTCCAG TCTTCCCAATCCACCGAGGGTGATGACGTTTCCATCCGAAGCCAAGCCTCCTCGTGCACCACAGAGAATGCCACTGAAGATGCCCTGTCTGTCCGCTCCGAGATGATCCAGAGGAAAG GCTCCACCTTCCGGCCGCATGATTCCTTTCCCAAATCCTCCGGGAAGGGAGAAAAGAGGCGGAGGGAGCGGAGGACGACAGTTCTGGGGCTGCCCCAACATGTGCAGAAGGAGCTGG GCCTGAGCAACAGGTGCGACTCCAAGAAACGCCCCGGCAGCATTGCTGTTAGAGCCAGCCCGGCCCTGCAGCCCCTGGCGAATGGGAATCAGCTGCCTGGCCCTGCCATCCAGATCCCCACCGTCGATGGGAAGCCTCTGCCTGCCGCCGTCCCCGAGGGGGGTGCCCGCATCTCCCTCCAGGCTCTTGAGGCTCACGCCTCCGAGGCTGCCCTCCAGCAGCACATCAACCGTGTCTACTACGATGACTCGGTGCTGGGCCACAGGACGGTGGCCAAACTGTCCCCGGTGGCCAGGCCCAAGTCCTTGGCTGTTCCCTGGATGACCACCCAGCCCAGCTCCCCTGAGCTCCTGAGCCCAGTCATGTCCATCTCGCCACAGGGCACCTACCTGTCGAAGATTATTCCGAACGCCATTTTGCCACCCATGGTGGATGTCATTGCTCTGTCCCACAACCGGGTGCGCACCCTCAGCCGTTGCAGCCTGGCGACTGCGAGCCCAGCGCTCTCGGTGCGCTCCACGGGCCACTTCCCCGCTGCCCCCCGCAGCCGCGAGCACTCCTCCTCCAGCGACAACTGGAGCCATTCCCAGTCCACAGAGACCATCGTCTCCAACGCATCCACCATCTCCTCCCACGGGGGCCCTGGTGGCCAGAAGGACGAGGCTGAGCTGAGCAGCGCTGGCCCCCCTGCAGGCAGGCCTGACCCCGACTGGCTCACCTTCGTCAACACCGCCAGCCCCACCCAGGCCAGGGTCAAGGCCACCCCCTCCTCCCCCAGCCTCCTGGGGGTGCGGCCGTTGGGGAGCAGCGGCCGAGCCTCACCCACTTATAGCACCGGCAGCGTGGCAGAGGGCTCGGATGATGCAAGTGTGCGCAGTGACCGGTCCTCGACCCGTAGCGTCTCGCTCAGGAAAATGAAGGTGGCCCCCCTGCCTCCCCGGAGGACTTATTCCTTGCACCAGAAGGCTCAGCAGCTGGAAGCCGAAGGGGCACCCCGAGGAATGGGGCTGCCTCCCAAGCCAGAGCGGAGGCCCCCCCGGGAAGGTGCCGAGCACCCCAGCCTGGCCAACGAGGATGACGTCTTTCCCCCCACCTCCCTGAGTGGGACTGGCAGCCTTCAGTCCGACAGCCCGGCCTGCTCTCCAGACATCTCTCACCGGATCCCAGTGACTGTCAGCAAACTGCAGGAGGCTGAAGGGGGCCGGGGCAGTGAGGCCCAGGAGCCCGGTTCTCCCGACCGCTTTGGCCGCACCATGTCTCCCTCGAGTGGGTATTCGAGCCAGAGCGGCACCCCCACCCTCCACACCAAAGGCCTCCTTGCCCACGCCGCCTCGCCCGGGAAGAAGAGGCCCCAGCCAAAGAAGCCGGAGCGCGGCTGCTCTCTGCAGTCCCCGGgaccctccctctcctcctcctccctgacgTCCCTGTCCTCCTCGGCCTCCGACCCCGCACCTCCTGAAGGGGCAGTCCTGCCTGCTGCCGGCCCCCTCCCCGGCTCCTCTCCGGCCACCCTGCGTCACGTAGATCACTTCATCATCCCTCCCCACCCGAAGGTCCCAGCGCCCTTCTCCCCACCACCCACCGAGCCAAAGACCAAGGAAGCAGCCAAGGTCCCACTGCTTCCCAGCAGCCAAGCCCCGAAGCAGCCGAGCCCTCTCGCCAAGAAGGGGTCACCCCCACCATCCCCGCCGCCAGCCTACCACCCCCCTCCGCCCCCTACGAAGAAGGCCGAGCAGAGTCCCGTGGACCCTGGTGCTGCGCCAGTTCCTTCCGAGACTGGGCTGGGGGCTTCCGCAGACCCCCTGTggctccctccacccccaccccccgcagacGAGCCTGATCTCTCCATGGCCGACTTTCCTCCGCCGGACGAGGCCTGTTTCCCACCGCCTCCCCCGCTCTTGCAGACTGAGTCTGCGGAAATCCCCTCTGCAGAGGCAGGTGCTCCCGAAGCACCCCCAGGCCCCCAAAGAGCAGCCCCTGCAGGGCAGGAAAGCGGAGCGCCCGCCTCCTCGCTTTCCTTCTCCAGAAAGGTGTCTGCGAAGATCCTGCAGCAGGGAGTTCCGGGCCGGGCACCTCCGCCAGTCCCAGTCACAGAGCCGTGTCCACCTCCCGTTTCTCCAAAGAGGGAGCCATCCAGCTCTCAGCTCGGCCCCAGAAACCCCTCGGTGGCCTCAGTGACGGCTGCGCCCCCGCCTTCCAGCCTCCCCACCCAGATCAAGAAGCCATCCAACGGCTCCCATCCCGACCTCAAGAAGGAACCTGCTGCTCGCAGCAAGGGCAACTCGATGCCCAAGGAGGATGCCAGTCTGCCCATTGTTACGCCATCCCTGCTGCAGATGGTTCGCCTGCGCTCCGTTGACGTGGACGCTCACGGTCCTGCAGTTGGTCTGGCTGGGACTGAGTCCCCCGCGGAGCCCAACAGGCCGAACGTGGCCGCAGACGGGAAGATGGGATCCTCCGCCCCCCAGAAGCCCCTCCGCAAGTCCCTGTCCCTGAGGGGGGGCCAGCCTGCCTTGAAAGAAGCGGTGAACCCCCTGCACGAGGCTGTGCGCTTGAAGGCCTCCACCTTGTCTTCCAGGGAGGCAGCAAGTCTTGGAATGGCTGAGAGGAGGACCGGGAACCGGGCGGTGCTGCCGGGTACCCCTGCCGTCGAGATGAACAACGGCCCGGTGTCCCCCCTCCGCAAATCCCCCGCTTCCACTGCCAGCTTCATCTTTGCCAAGAGCCCCAAGAAGCTGGTCGTCGAGACGGCGGCCTCTTCGGAGGCCCAGGCTGGCCTGCAGAAGAGTCTAGTGGCCGAATTGATGACTATCTCCAGCCAGCGATCCACAGCAGCCCCAGGGCTCCATCTGCAGGGCCCGGCCAAGGCCTCCCAGCCCCAGAAGGTCCCCCCTCCCGTCGCCAAGAAGCCTTCTCTTGGGCTGGGGCACTGGCAGTCCCCCCAGGGCCCAAAGTCCACCGGAGCCAAGGGTCCGGTGGTCGGGGAGAGGACTAGGAACGTGGGGATTGCAAGCCAGGCCCTTCCCGTGGAGCCCCGTGATGACGTCAGACCCCCAGCTGGGCCTGAAGACTGGCTGCAGAGCCCCACAGCACAAG ACGTAAAAGAGGAGGTGGCGTGA
- the NHSL3 gene encoding NHS-like protein 3 isoform X1: MSGKSAPAAPPEDSWIPAEKENGSPAASPPTKKKPKSGSSSLRRAFSWLRGRRKKKAAASQPGAPPAEGKRQEERRKGKGAAAKAENEKRLSVQYKAVGEQPDNVFFPSTRPPYLEALHIQAQAGLKSLQNQEKQKTRRIWDHSETSSVQSSQSTEGDDVSIRSQASSCTTENATEDALSVRSEMIQRKGSTFRPHDSFPKSSGKGEKRRRERRTTVLGLPQHVQKELGLSNRCDSKKRPGSIAVRASPALQPLANGNQLPGPAIQIPTVDGKPLPAAVPEGGARISLQALEAHASEAALQQHINRVYYDDSVLGHRTVAKLSPVARPKSLAVPWMTTQPSSPELLSPVMSISPQGTYLSKIIPNAILPPMVDVIALSHNRVRTLSRCSLATASPALSVRSTGHFPAAPRSREHSSSSDNWSHSQSTETIVSNASTISSHGGPGGQKDEAELSSAGPPAGRPDPDWLTFVNTASPTQARVKATPSSPSLLGVRPLGSSGRASPTYSTGSVAEGSDDASVRSDRSSTRSVSLRKMKVAPLPPRRTYSLHQKAQQLEAEGAPRGMGLPPKPERRPPREGAEHPSLANEDDVFPPTSLSGTGSLQSDSPACSPDISHRIPVTVSKLQEAEGGRGSEAQEPGSPDRFGRTMSPSSGYSSQSGTPTLHTKGLLAHAASPGKKRPQPKKPERGCSLQSPGPSLSSSSLTSLSSSASDPAPPEGAVLPAAGPLPGSSPATLRHVDHFIIPPHPKVPAPFSPPPTEPKTKEAAKVPLLPSSQAPKQPSPLAKKGSPPPSPPPAYHPPPPPTKKAEQSPVDPGAAPVPSETGLGASADPLWLPPPPPPADEPDLSMADFPPPDEACFPPPPPLLQTESAEIPSAEAGAPEAPPGPQRAAPAGQESGAPASSLSFSRKVSAKILQQGVPGRAPPPVPVTEPCPPPVSPKREPSSSQLGPRNPSVASVTAAPPPSSLPTQIKKPSNGSHPDLKKEPAARSKGNSMPKEDASLPIVTPSLLQMVRLRSVDVDAHGPAVGLAGTESPAEPNRPNVAADGKMGSSAPQKPLRKSLSLRGGQPALKEAVNPLHEAVRLKASTLSSREAASLGMAERRTGNRAVLPGTPAVEMNNGPVSPLRKSPASTASFIFAKSPKKLVVETAASSEAQAGLQKSLVAELMTISSQRSTAAPGLHLQGPAKASQPQKVPPPVAKKPSLGLGHWQSPQGPKSTGAKGPVVGERTRNVGIASQALPVEPRDDVRPPAGPEDWLQSPTAQDVKEEVA; this comes from the exons GCGCTGCTGCCAAGGCGGAGAACGAGAAGCGGCTGAGTGTCCAGTACAAGGCGGTGGGAGAGCAGCCGGACAATGTGTTCTTCCCCAGCACCCGCCCCCCATATCTGGAGGCACTCCACATCCAGGCCCAGGCGGGACTCAAGTCCTTGCAGAACCAAG AGAAGCAGAAGACCAGAAGGATCTGGGACCACAGCGAGACCAGCAGTGTCCAG TCTTCCCAATCCACCGAGGGTGATGACGTTTCCATCCGAAGCCAAGCCTCCTCGTGCACCACAGAGAATGCCACTGAAGATGCCCTGTCTGTCCGCTCCGAGATGATCCAGAGGAAAG GCTCCACCTTCCGGCCGCATGATTCCTTTCCCAAATCCTCCGGGAAGGGAGAAAAGAGGCGGAGGGAGCGGAGGACGACAGTTCTGGGGCTGCCCCAACATGTGCAGAAGGAGCTGG GCCTGAGCAACAGGTGCGACTCCAAGAAACGCCCCGGCAGCATTGCTGTTAGAGCCAGCCCGGCCCTGCAGCCCCTGGCGAATGGGAATCAGCTGCCTGGCCCTGCCATCCAGATCCCCACCGTCGATGGGAAGCCTCTGCCTGCCGCCGTCCCCGAGGGGGGTGCCCGCATCTCCCTCCAGGCTCTTGAGGCTCACGCCTCCGAGGCTGCCCTCCAGCAGCACATCAACCGTGTCTACTACGATGACTCGGTGCTGGGCCACAGGACGGTGGCCAAACTGTCCCCGGTGGCCAGGCCCAAGTCCTTGGCTGTTCCCTGGATGACCACCCAGCCCAGCTCCCCTGAGCTCCTGAGCCCAGTCATGTCCATCTCGCCACAGGGCACCTACCTGTCGAAGATTATTCCGAACGCCATTTTGCCACCCATGGTGGATGTCATTGCTCTGTCCCACAACCGGGTGCGCACCCTCAGCCGTTGCAGCCTGGCGACTGCGAGCCCAGCGCTCTCGGTGCGCTCCACGGGCCACTTCCCCGCTGCCCCCCGCAGCCGCGAGCACTCCTCCTCCAGCGACAACTGGAGCCATTCCCAGTCCACAGAGACCATCGTCTCCAACGCATCCACCATCTCCTCCCACGGGGGCCCTGGTGGCCAGAAGGACGAGGCTGAGCTGAGCAGCGCTGGCCCCCCTGCAGGCAGGCCTGACCCCGACTGGCTCACCTTCGTCAACACCGCCAGCCCCACCCAGGCCAGGGTCAAGGCCACCCCCTCCTCCCCCAGCCTCCTGGGGGTGCGGCCGTTGGGGAGCAGCGGCCGAGCCTCACCCACTTATAGCACCGGCAGCGTGGCAGAGGGCTCGGATGATGCAAGTGTGCGCAGTGACCGGTCCTCGACCCGTAGCGTCTCGCTCAGGAAAATGAAGGTGGCCCCCCTGCCTCCCCGGAGGACTTATTCCTTGCACCAGAAGGCTCAGCAGCTGGAAGCCGAAGGGGCACCCCGAGGAATGGGGCTGCCTCCCAAGCCAGAGCGGAGGCCCCCCCGGGAAGGTGCCGAGCACCCCAGCCTGGCCAACGAGGATGACGTCTTTCCCCCCACCTCCCTGAGTGGGACTGGCAGCCTTCAGTCCGACAGCCCGGCCTGCTCTCCAGACATCTCTCACCGGATCCCAGTGACTGTCAGCAAACTGCAGGAGGCTGAAGGGGGCCGGGGCAGTGAGGCCCAGGAGCCCGGTTCTCCCGACCGCTTTGGCCGCACCATGTCTCCCTCGAGTGGGTATTCGAGCCAGAGCGGCACCCCCACCCTCCACACCAAAGGCCTCCTTGCCCACGCCGCCTCGCCCGGGAAGAAGAGGCCCCAGCCAAAGAAGCCGGAGCGCGGCTGCTCTCTGCAGTCCCCGGgaccctccctctcctcctcctccctgacgTCCCTGTCCTCCTCGGCCTCCGACCCCGCACCTCCTGAAGGGGCAGTCCTGCCTGCTGCCGGCCCCCTCCCCGGCTCCTCTCCGGCCACCCTGCGTCACGTAGATCACTTCATCATCCCTCCCCACCCGAAGGTCCCAGCGCCCTTCTCCCCACCACCCACCGAGCCAAAGACCAAGGAAGCAGCCAAGGTCCCACTGCTTCCCAGCAGCCAAGCCCCGAAGCAGCCGAGCCCTCTCGCCAAGAAGGGGTCACCCCCACCATCCCCGCCGCCAGCCTACCACCCCCCTCCGCCCCCTACGAAGAAGGCCGAGCAGAGTCCCGTGGACCCTGGTGCTGCGCCAGTTCCTTCCGAGACTGGGCTGGGGGCTTCCGCAGACCCCCTGTggctccctccacccccaccccccgcagacGAGCCTGATCTCTCCATGGCCGACTTTCCTCCGCCGGACGAGGCCTGTTTCCCACCGCCTCCCCCGCTCTTGCAGACTGAGTCTGCGGAAATCCCCTCTGCAGAGGCAGGTGCTCCCGAAGCACCCCCAGGCCCCCAAAGAGCAGCCCCTGCAGGGCAGGAAAGCGGAGCGCCCGCCTCCTCGCTTTCCTTCTCCAGAAAGGTGTCTGCGAAGATCCTGCAGCAGGGAGTTCCGGGCCGGGCACCTCCGCCAGTCCCAGTCACAGAGCCGTGTCCACCTCCCGTTTCTCCAAAGAGGGAGCCATCCAGCTCTCAGCTCGGCCCCAGAAACCCCTCGGTGGCCTCAGTGACGGCTGCGCCCCCGCCTTCCAGCCTCCCCACCCAGATCAAGAAGCCATCCAACGGCTCCCATCCCGACCTCAAGAAGGAACCTGCTGCTCGCAGCAAGGGCAACTCGATGCCCAAGGAGGATGCCAGTCTGCCCATTGTTACGCCATCCCTGCTGCAGATGGTTCGCCTGCGCTCCGTTGACGTGGACGCTCACGGTCCTGCAGTTGGTCTGGCTGGGACTGAGTCCCCCGCGGAGCCCAACAGGCCGAACGTGGCCGCAGACGGGAAGATGGGATCCTCCGCCCCCCAGAAGCCCCTCCGCAAGTCCCTGTCCCTGAGGGGGGGCCAGCCTGCCTTGAAAGAAGCGGTGAACCCCCTGCACGAGGCTGTGCGCTTGAAGGCCTCCACCTTGTCTTCCAGGGAGGCAGCAAGTCTTGGAATGGCTGAGAGGAGGACCGGGAACCGGGCGGTGCTGCCGGGTACCCCTGCCGTCGAGATGAACAACGGCCCGGTGTCCCCCCTCCGCAAATCCCCCGCTTCCACTGCCAGCTTCATCTTTGCCAAGAGCCCCAAGAAGCTGGTCGTCGAGACGGCGGCCTCTTCGGAGGCCCAGGCTGGCCTGCAGAAGAGTCTAGTGGCCGAATTGATGACTATCTCCAGCCAGCGATCCACAGCAGCCCCAGGGCTCCATCTGCAGGGCCCGGCCAAGGCCTCCCAGCCCCAGAAGGTCCCCCCTCCCGTCGCCAAGAAGCCTTCTCTTGGGCTGGGGCACTGGCAGTCCCCCCAGGGCCCAAAGTCCACCGGAGCCAAGGGTCCGGTGGTCGGGGAGAGGACTAGGAACGTGGGGATTGCAAGCCAGGCCCTTCCCGTGGAGCCCCGTGATGACGTCAGACCCCCAGCTGGGCCTGAAGACTGGCTGCAGAGCCCCACAGCACAAG ACGTAAAAGAGGAGGTGGCGTGA
- the NHSL3 gene encoding NHS-like protein 3 isoform X2 — MSGKSAPAAPPEDSWIPAEKENGSPAASPPTKKKPKSGSSSLRRAFSWLRGRRKKKAAASQPGAPPAEGKRQEERRKGKGAAAKAENEKRLSVQYKAVGEQPDNVFFPSTRPPYLEALHIQAQAGLKSLQNQEKQKTRRIWDHSETSSVQSSQSTEGDDVSIRSQASSCTTENATEDALSVRSEMIQRKGSTFRPHDSFPKSSGKGEKRRRERRTTVLGLPQHVQKELGLSNRCDSKKRPGSIAVRASPALQPLANGNQLPGPAIQIPTVDGKPLPAAVPEGGARISLQALEAHASEAALQQHINRVYYDDSVLGHRTVAKLSPVARPKSLAVPWMTTQPSSPELLSPVMSISPQGTYLSKIIPNAILPPMVDVIALSHNRVRTLSRCSLATASPALSVRSTGHFPAAPRSREHSSSSDNWSHSQSTETIVSNASTISSHGGPGGQKDEAELSSAGPPAGRPDPDWLTFVNTASPTQARVKATPSSPSLLGVRPLGSSGRASPTYSTGSVAEGSDDASVRSDRSSTRSVSLRKMKVAPLPPRRTYSLHQKAQQLEAEGAPRGMGLPPKPERRPPREGAEHPSLANEDDVFPPTSLSGTGSLQSDSPACSPDISHRIPVTVSKLQEAEGGRGSEAQEPGSPDRFGRTMSPSSGYSSQSGTPTLHTKGLLAHAASPGKKRPQPKKPERGCSLQSPGPSLSSSSLTSLSSSASDPAPPEGAVLPAAGPLPGSSPATLRHVDHFIIPPHPKVPAPFSPPPTEPKTKEAAKVPLLPSSQAPKQPSPLAKKGSPPPSPPPAYHPPPPPTKKAEQSPVDPGAAPVPSETGLGASADPLWLPPPPPPADEPDLSMADFPPPDEACFPPPPPLLQTESAEIPSAEAGAPEAPPGPQRAAPAGQESGAPASSLSFSRKVSAKILQQGVPGRAPPPVPVTEPCPPPVSPKREPSSSQLGPRNPSVASVTAAPPPSSLPTQIKKPSNGSHPDLKKEPAARSKGNSMPKEDASLPIVTPSLLQMVRLRSVDVDAHGPAVGLAGTESPAEPNRPNVAADGKMGSSAPQKPLRKSLSLRGGQPALKEAVNPLHEAVRLKASTLSSREAASLGMAERRTGNRAVLPGTPAVEMNNGPVSPLRKSPASTASFIFAKSPKKLVVETAASSEAQAGLQKSLVAELMTISSQRSTAAPGLHLQGPAKASQPQKVPPPVAKKPSLGLGHWQSPQGPKSTGAKGPVVGERTRNVGIASQALPVEPRDDVRPPAGPEDWLQSPTAQGEQEVA; from the exons GCGCTGCTGCCAAGGCGGAGAACGAGAAGCGGCTGAGTGTCCAGTACAAGGCGGTGGGAGAGCAGCCGGACAATGTGTTCTTCCCCAGCACCCGCCCCCCATATCTGGAGGCACTCCACATCCAGGCCCAGGCGGGACTCAAGTCCTTGCAGAACCAAG AGAAGCAGAAGACCAGAAGGATCTGGGACCACAGCGAGACCAGCAGTGTCCAG TCTTCCCAATCCACCGAGGGTGATGACGTTTCCATCCGAAGCCAAGCCTCCTCGTGCACCACAGAGAATGCCACTGAAGATGCCCTGTCTGTCCGCTCCGAGATGATCCAGAGGAAAG GCTCCACCTTCCGGCCGCATGATTCCTTTCCCAAATCCTCCGGGAAGGGAGAAAAGAGGCGGAGGGAGCGGAGGACGACAGTTCTGGGGCTGCCCCAACATGTGCAGAAGGAGCTGG GCCTGAGCAACAGGTGCGACTCCAAGAAACGCCCCGGCAGCATTGCTGTTAGAGCCAGCCCGGCCCTGCAGCCCCTGGCGAATGGGAATCAGCTGCCTGGCCCTGCCATCCAGATCCCCACCGTCGATGGGAAGCCTCTGCCTGCCGCCGTCCCCGAGGGGGGTGCCCGCATCTCCCTCCAGGCTCTTGAGGCTCACGCCTCCGAGGCTGCCCTCCAGCAGCACATCAACCGTGTCTACTACGATGACTCGGTGCTGGGCCACAGGACGGTGGCCAAACTGTCCCCGGTGGCCAGGCCCAAGTCCTTGGCTGTTCCCTGGATGACCACCCAGCCCAGCTCCCCTGAGCTCCTGAGCCCAGTCATGTCCATCTCGCCACAGGGCACCTACCTGTCGAAGATTATTCCGAACGCCATTTTGCCACCCATGGTGGATGTCATTGCTCTGTCCCACAACCGGGTGCGCACCCTCAGCCGTTGCAGCCTGGCGACTGCGAGCCCAGCGCTCTCGGTGCGCTCCACGGGCCACTTCCCCGCTGCCCCCCGCAGCCGCGAGCACTCCTCCTCCAGCGACAACTGGAGCCATTCCCAGTCCACAGAGACCATCGTCTCCAACGCATCCACCATCTCCTCCCACGGGGGCCCTGGTGGCCAGAAGGACGAGGCTGAGCTGAGCAGCGCTGGCCCCCCTGCAGGCAGGCCTGACCCCGACTGGCTCACCTTCGTCAACACCGCCAGCCCCACCCAGGCCAGGGTCAAGGCCACCCCCTCCTCCCCCAGCCTCCTGGGGGTGCGGCCGTTGGGGAGCAGCGGCCGAGCCTCACCCACTTATAGCACCGGCAGCGTGGCAGAGGGCTCGGATGATGCAAGTGTGCGCAGTGACCGGTCCTCGACCCGTAGCGTCTCGCTCAGGAAAATGAAGGTGGCCCCCCTGCCTCCCCGGAGGACTTATTCCTTGCACCAGAAGGCTCAGCAGCTGGAAGCCGAAGGGGCACCCCGAGGAATGGGGCTGCCTCCCAAGCCAGAGCGGAGGCCCCCCCGGGAAGGTGCCGAGCACCCCAGCCTGGCCAACGAGGATGACGTCTTTCCCCCCACCTCCCTGAGTGGGACTGGCAGCCTTCAGTCCGACAGCCCGGCCTGCTCTCCAGACATCTCTCACCGGATCCCAGTGACTGTCAGCAAACTGCAGGAGGCTGAAGGGGGCCGGGGCAGTGAGGCCCAGGAGCCCGGTTCTCCCGACCGCTTTGGCCGCACCATGTCTCCCTCGAGTGGGTATTCGAGCCAGAGCGGCACCCCCACCCTCCACACCAAAGGCCTCCTTGCCCACGCCGCCTCGCCCGGGAAGAAGAGGCCCCAGCCAAAGAAGCCGGAGCGCGGCTGCTCTCTGCAGTCCCCGGgaccctccctctcctcctcctccctgacgTCCCTGTCCTCCTCGGCCTCCGACCCCGCACCTCCTGAAGGGGCAGTCCTGCCTGCTGCCGGCCCCCTCCCCGGCTCCTCTCCGGCCACCCTGCGTCACGTAGATCACTTCATCATCCCTCCCCACCCGAAGGTCCCAGCGCCCTTCTCCCCACCACCCACCGAGCCAAAGACCAAGGAAGCAGCCAAGGTCCCACTGCTTCCCAGCAGCCAAGCCCCGAAGCAGCCGAGCCCTCTCGCCAAGAAGGGGTCACCCCCACCATCCCCGCCGCCAGCCTACCACCCCCCTCCGCCCCCTACGAAGAAGGCCGAGCAGAGTCCCGTGGACCCTGGTGCTGCGCCAGTTCCTTCCGAGACTGGGCTGGGGGCTTCCGCAGACCCCCTGTggctccctccacccccaccccccgcagacGAGCCTGATCTCTCCATGGCCGACTTTCCTCCGCCGGACGAGGCCTGTTTCCCACCGCCTCCCCCGCTCTTGCAGACTGAGTCTGCGGAAATCCCCTCTGCAGAGGCAGGTGCTCCCGAAGCACCCCCAGGCCCCCAAAGAGCAGCCCCTGCAGGGCAGGAAAGCGGAGCGCCCGCCTCCTCGCTTTCCTTCTCCAGAAAGGTGTCTGCGAAGATCCTGCAGCAGGGAGTTCCGGGCCGGGCACCTCCGCCAGTCCCAGTCACAGAGCCGTGTCCACCTCCCGTTTCTCCAAAGAGGGAGCCATCCAGCTCTCAGCTCGGCCCCAGAAACCCCTCGGTGGCCTCAGTGACGGCTGCGCCCCCGCCTTCCAGCCTCCCCACCCAGATCAAGAAGCCATCCAACGGCTCCCATCCCGACCTCAAGAAGGAACCTGCTGCTCGCAGCAAGGGCAACTCGATGCCCAAGGAGGATGCCAGTCTGCCCATTGTTACGCCATCCCTGCTGCAGATGGTTCGCCTGCGCTCCGTTGACGTGGACGCTCACGGTCCTGCAGTTGGTCTGGCTGGGACTGAGTCCCCCGCGGAGCCCAACAGGCCGAACGTGGCCGCAGACGGGAAGATGGGATCCTCCGCCCCCCAGAAGCCCCTCCGCAAGTCCCTGTCCCTGAGGGGGGGCCAGCCTGCCTTGAAAGAAGCGGTGAACCCCCTGCACGAGGCTGTGCGCTTGAAGGCCTCCACCTTGTCTTCCAGGGAGGCAGCAAGTCTTGGAATGGCTGAGAGGAGGACCGGGAACCGGGCGGTGCTGCCGGGTACCCCTGCCGTCGAGATGAACAACGGCCCGGTGTCCCCCCTCCGCAAATCCCCCGCTTCCACTGCCAGCTTCATCTTTGCCAAGAGCCCCAAGAAGCTGGTCGTCGAGACGGCGGCCTCTTCGGAGGCCCAGGCTGGCCTGCAGAAGAGTCTAGTGGCCGAATTGATGACTATCTCCAGCCAGCGATCCACAGCAGCCCCAGGGCTCCATCTGCAGGGCCCGGCCAAGGCCTCCCAGCCCCAGAAGGTCCCCCCTCCCGTCGCCAAGAAGCCTTCTCTTGGGCTGGGGCACTGGCAGTCCCCCCAGGGCCCAAAGTCCACCGGAGCCAAGGGTCCGGTGGTCGGGGAGAGGACTAGGAACGTGGGGATTGCAAGCCAGGCCCTTCCCGTGGAGCCCCGTGATGACGTCAGACCCCCAGCTGGGCCTGAAGACTGGCTGCAGAGCCCCACAGCACAAGGTGAGC AGGAGGTGGCGTGA